A genome region from Hydrogenoanaerobacterium saccharovorans includes the following:
- a CDS encoding D-alanyl-D-alanine carboxypeptidase family protein, producing MFKKMIALFISAAIAASYTITAFAAEASTPPPTVAEAYVVMDAETGQVLIEKNMNTKEYPASITKILTVALGLEKGKLEDSVNVTQDAVFAIEPNSSHIALQPDEIVTMKDLVYATMLPSANDAANVIAEHIGGTMKDFADMMNQKAEELGAKNTHFVNANGLPDDDHYTTAYDMALITKYAISVPGFMDVFGMKDTYTIYPTNKQPKERKFATEHMMLVESKFYYEGTLGGKLGWTQEAKHTSVTLAEKNGMKLIVVVLKSDKYDKFKDSIALLDYSFDNFKRMSITKDKLKTFNISHYRSGGSAENVNIYGEKEYSFLVHKNMSDADVSIDYDVPEYYSDEKIHPAVVFETSSISMYEKIGSYPMDYQILALDAEADSTNADVPKKPTITSQLIGILKVIGIVVLSVLGLVVLLFLVMLIIRGYNQFCKWHRRQKRIKRIQQYDDPDIITRPLPPATRRKK from the coding sequence ATGTTTAAAAAAATGATTGCATTGTTCATTTCTGCCGCGATAGCGGCTTCTTATACAATAACTGCTTTTGCTGCCGAGGCTTCAACCCCGCCACCCACTGTCGCAGAGGCATACGTGGTGATGGATGCAGAAACGGGACAAGTTTTGATTGAAAAAAATATGAATACAAAAGAGTATCCTGCAAGTATCACCAAGATTTTAACCGTTGCTTTGGGGCTTGAAAAAGGTAAGCTGGAGGACAGCGTAAATGTTACGCAAGATGCCGTATTTGCGATTGAGCCGAACAGTTCTCACATTGCGCTTCAACCAGACGAAATTGTAACAATGAAAGACCTTGTTTATGCAACGATGCTGCCCTCGGCAAACGATGCGGCAAACGTGATTGCAGAACATATCGGCGGTACAATGAAAGATTTTGCCGATATGATGAACCAAAAAGCGGAAGAACTAGGTGCTAAAAACACCCATTTTGTTAACGCAAACGGGTTGCCCGATGATGACCATTATACAACAGCATACGATATGGCGCTTATTACAAAATATGCTATTAGTGTGCCCGGTTTTATGGATGTATTCGGAATGAAGGATACCTATACAATATACCCCACAAACAAGCAGCCAAAAGAGCGTAAGTTTGCTACCGAGCATATGATGCTTGTTGAGTCTAAATTCTACTACGAGGGTACTCTCGGGGGCAAGTTGGGTTGGACACAAGAGGCAAAGCATACCAGTGTTACGCTTGCTGAAAAAAACGGTATGAAGCTAATTGTTGTAGTGCTGAAATCGGACAAGTACGATAAGTTTAAAGATTCCATTGCCTTGTTGGATTACAGCTTTGATAATTTTAAACGCATGTCAATCACCAAAGACAAACTGAAAACGTTTAATATTTCGCATTACCGTTCGGGCGGTTCGGCTGAAAATGTTAATATTTACGGCGAAAAAGAGTACAGTTTTCTTGTGCACAAAAATATGTCGGATGCCGACGTCAGCATAGATTATGATGTTCCAGAATATTATTCCGATGAAAAAATCCATCCTGCTGTTGTTTTTGAAACCAGCAGTATAAGCATGTACGAAAAGATTGGCAGTTACCCCATGGATTATCAAATCCTTGCACTGGATGCCGAAGCAGACTCCACAAATGCCGATGTTCCTAAAAAACCTACCATTACCTCCCAGCTCATAGGTATCCTCAAAGTGATTGGTATCGTGGTGTTATCCGTTCTCGGTCTTGTTGTATTATTGTTTTTGGTTATGCTGATTATTCGTGGCTACAACCAGTTTTGCAAATGGCATCGCCGCCAAAAGCGTATAAAACGTATTCAGCAATATGATGACCCCGATATTATTACAAGGCCATTGCCGCCTGCTACAAGACGTAAAAAATAA
- a CDS encoding patatin-like phospholipase family protein has protein sequence MGKTALVLAGGGSRGSYELGVWQALREMDIGIDIVTGTSIGAINGSLITQGDYETAVALWDKIETSHVFDVQIDEQQNVRQKVVQTYRTFVRNFIKHGGTGSNPLKETLSSYFDEEKIRSSPIDYGVVTMEMDSRKPHELYKNEMPKGKMIDYILASASIYPAIKPYLIDGIRYIDGAYYDNLPVKMALARGATNIIAVDLEAFGVVKKEELRLARQVKLIRSYWDLGPTLVFDRMTIRRNIRLGYLDTLKAYGAYDGHAYTFICGFAKKLTQDFSKKAEEAGILLHNTTDKNSMLDKMFWGRITKFLVERGVTETNTSNIALVCAEVAGETFGLSSEKIYSQDIWLKRLKKEVDAVQIPDKLKGSTDNKQGILDTLRDTTTLFNKRVRTKYAALVIKEILKTQDTQKLLTNVTIMPDAFFGGAYLVLQNLV, from the coding sequence TTGGGTAAAACTGCACTGGTTTTGGCTGGCGGCGGCTCGCGCGGCTCGTACGAGCTGGGGGTTTGGCAGGCATTGCGCGAGATGGATATTGGCATAGACATTGTAACGGGCACATCCATAGGCGCAATCAATGGCTCGCTAATTACACAGGGGGACTACGAAACAGCAGTTGCGCTTTGGGATAAAATAGAAACCAGCCATGTGTTTGATGTACAGATTGACGAACAGCAAAATGTACGGCAAAAAGTAGTGCAAACCTACCGTACGTTTGTACGCAACTTTATCAAACACGGCGGTACAGGCAGCAACCCCTTAAAAGAAACATTAAGCTCTTATTTTGATGAAGAAAAAATCCGTTCATCTCCCATTGATTATGGTGTGGTAACTATGGAAATGGATTCTCGCAAACCTCATGAGCTTTACAAAAATGAAATGCCGAAAGGCAAAATGATTGATTACATCCTTGCAAGTGCATCCATCTACCCTGCCATAAAGCCCTATTTGATAGACGGCATACGTTATATTGACGGTGCATATTATGACAATCTGCCTGTTAAAATGGCGTTGGCACGCGGGGCAACAAACATTATTGCAGTGGATTTGGAAGCATTTGGTGTTGTTAAAAAAGAAGAGCTCCGTCTGGCAAGGCAGGTAAAGCTCATCCGCTCATACTGGGATTTAGGCCCAACACTGGTGTTCGACCGTATGACCATACGGCGCAACATACGATTGGGCTATTTGGATACACTGAAAGCATACGGCGCTTACGATGGACATGCGTACACATTTATTTGCGGGTTTGCTAAAAAACTAACCCAAGATTTTAGTAAAAAAGCCGAAGAAGCAGGAATATTACTCCATAATACAACAGATAAAAATTCGATGCTGGACAAGATGTTTTGGGGACGTATTACAAAATTTTTGGTAGAACGGGGCGTTACTGAAACTAACACAAGCAACATCGCTTTGGTTTGTGCTGAAGTTGCGGGAGAAACCTTTGGGTTAAGCAGCGAAAAAATCTATTCGCAAGATATATGGCTGAAACGCTTAAAAAAAGAGGTTGACGCCGTACAAATACCAGATAAATTGAAAGGCAGTACCGATAATAAACAAGGCATTTTGGATACTCTGCGTGACACCACAACCCTGTTTAATAAGCGTGTACGTACAAAATACGCGGCGTTGGTGATTAAAGAGATACTTAAAACACAAGATACTCAAAAACTGCTTACCAATGTTACGATTATGCCGGATGCTTTTTTCGGCGGCGCTTACCTTGTATTGCAAAATTTAGTGTAA
- a CDS encoding energy-coupling factor ABC transporter permease: protein MNKSQKNILKASILVSMMMLSSVPAYGMHIAEGMLPANWSLIWSAIFLPFFVWGFLAIKKQCAGNNRIKMLLAMSGAYCFVLSALKMPSMVTASSSHPTGTGLGAILFGPAAMAVLGFIVLLFQAILLAHGGLTTLGANAFSMAVAGPFVGYGVYLLAKKCKAHKNVQVFLAAFVADLFTYAVTATQLALAFNNESVSFMQSWGKFMGIFAMTQIPLAIVEGILTVLVYNAIASLCSDELNTLCVTVK from the coding sequence ATGAACAAGTCGCAAAAAAACATCTTAAAAGCATCTATCCTCGTGTCCATGATGATGCTCAGTTCAGTGCCTGCCTATGGTATGCACATTGCAGAGGGAATGCTCCCTGCTAACTGGAGCCTCATATGGAGCGCAATTTTCCTCCCGTTTTTTGTATGGGGCTTTTTAGCCATCAAAAAGCAGTGTGCGGGTAACAACCGTATCAAAATGCTTTTGGCAATGTCGGGTGCTTATTGCTTTGTACTCTCTGCTTTAAAAATGCCTTCTATGGTAACGGCAAGCTCATCTCACCCAACGGGTACAGGGCTTGGTGCTATCTTGTTCGGTCCGGCTGCAATGGCAGTGCTGGGGTTTATTGTATTACTGTTTCAGGCAATTTTGCTTGCACATGGCGGGCTTACCACACTCGGTGCAAATGCTTTTTCCATGGCTGTAGCAGGGCCCTTTGTAGGCTATGGGGTATATCTGCTTGCTAAAAAGTGCAAAGCACATAAAAACGTTCAGGTGTTTTTAGCGGCATTTGTGGCGGATTTGTTTACCTATGCAGTCACGGCAACTCAGCTTGCACTTGCGTTTAACAACGAAAGTGTTAGCTTTATGCAGTCTTGGGGCAAATTTATGGGTATTTTTGCAATGACACAAATCCCTCTTGCCATTGTCGAAGGTATTCTGACTGTACTTGTTTACAATGCAATTGCATCGCTTTGTTCCGATGAGCTCAATACGCTTTGTGTTACCGTGAAATAG
- a CDS encoding energy-coupling factor ABC transporter substrate-binding protein: MNTKTKKILGVILALAVCAGILIYPLLTIKDSEFGGADGAADEIITSIDTEYEPWFEPMWAPPGGETESLLFCLQAALGSGVFFFCIGYLTASKKYKKKDQ, from the coding sequence ATGAATACGAAAACGAAAAAGATTTTAGGTGTAATTTTAGCACTTGCTGTTTGCGCGGGTATTCTTATTTATCCGCTACTTACGATAAAAGATTCTGAGTTTGGCGGGGCAGACGGCGCCGCAGACGAAATTATTACTTCCATCGATACTGAATATGAGCCGTGGTTTGAGCCTATGTGGGCGCCTCCGGGCGGCGAAACCGAAAGTTTGTTGTTCTGCTTGCAGGCTGCGCTGGGTTCCGGAGTATTCTTCTTTTGCATCGGTTATCTCACAGCCAGCAAGAAGTATAAAAAGAAGGATCAATAA
- the cbiQ gene encoding cobalt ECF transporter T component CbiQ translates to MITMDRLAYSSKIKDVSPAFKAGLSISALVYTLLVDNALFSIGIFALMALLCTLLSGLPMRRFLKMCAIPFGFLLIGTVTISVGFSPVPVGFISLPFWGNYLVITQAGAILAVNVFLKSMASISCLYFLYVSTPIGCLLGLLDRMHTPKLLTELMMMIYRFIFILIGMAEQMALAQKARLGNITYGASFRSISVLASSVFVGAFQKSTKLYDAMESRGYNGDFAFTGELAGMSNRQKTVLAVYELVLLVTAVLTKLIAG, encoded by the coding sequence ATGATTACAATGGATCGGCTCGCATACAGTTCCAAGATCAAGGATGTGAGCCCCGCTTTTAAGGCGGGGCTTTCCATCTCTGCGTTAGTGTACACATTATTGGTGGACAATGCTCTGTTTTCCATCGGCATTTTTGCGTTAATGGCGCTGCTTTGTACCCTGCTTTCGGGGCTGCCGATGCGCCGATTTTTAAAAATGTGTGCCATTCCGTTTGGCTTTTTACTAATAGGTACAGTAACTATTTCGGTAGGTTTTTCTCCTGTGCCTGTCGGATTTATCAGCCTGCCTTTTTGGGGCAATTATCTTGTCATAACACAAGCAGGTGCCATACTGGCTGTCAATGTATTTTTAAAATCAATGGCAAGTATTTCGTGCCTGTATTTTTTATATGTATCCACACCGATTGGCTGTTTGCTCGGTCTGCTCGACCGTATGCATACCCCAAAACTGCTTACAGAACTCATGATGATGATTTATCGTTTCATTTTTATCCTAATCGGTATGGCAGAACAAATGGCGCTGGCGCAAAAAGCGCGTTTGGGCAATATTACCTACGGTGCGTCTTTTCGCTCCATCTCGGTACTTGCATCTTCGGTGTTTGTAGGGGCGTTTCAAAAATCTACAAAACTATACGATGCTATGGAATCGCGCGGGTACAATGGCGACTTTGCTTTTACCGGTGAACTTGCCGGTATGAGCAATAGGCAAAAAACAGTATTGGCAGTGTACGAGCTGGTGCTCCTTGTCACAGCGGTTCTTACCAAATTGATTGCGGGGTAA
- a CDS encoding energy-coupling factor ABC transporter ATP-binding protein → MKTILSIQDLKYTYPDGTTALKGVSIDIELGERIAVLGSNGSGKSTLFLCLNGVHKALSGSILFDGKRMTYDKKGLIEMRKNVGIVFQDPETQLFCVDVYQEVAFGPHNLGYSKEQVHNCVMQSLDAMDLMQFKDKPPHFLSGGQKKRVSVASVLSMNPQVILFDEPTSALDPIHAQRLMQEINKLSAEGITILMATHDVNTAYAWADRVLVLGDGKVQAAGTPPVVFSDLPLLEKTGLQIPFVLRMYQKLCEKGMLAKAQTPPRTIEELENLF, encoded by the coding sequence TTGAAGACAATACTATCTATACAAGATTTAAAATATACCTATCCCGATGGTACCACGGCACTCAAGGGTGTTAGCATTGATATTGAACTCGGAGAGCGTATTGCGGTACTTGGTTCAAACGGCTCGGGCAAAAGTACGTTGTTCCTTTGTCTTAACGGGGTTCACAAAGCACTTTCGGGCAGCATTTTGTTTGATGGTAAGCGGATGACCTACGATAAAAAAGGGCTGATTGAAATGCGAAAAAATGTTGGCATTGTGTTTCAAGACCCTGAAACGCAGCTGTTTTGCGTAGATGTTTACCAAGAAGTTGCATTTGGCCCCCACAACCTGGGGTACAGCAAAGAACAGGTACATAACTGTGTAATGCAAAGCCTTGATGCAATGGATTTGATGCAGTTTAAGGACAAGCCACCCCATTTTTTAAGCGGCGGACAGAAGAAACGTGTTTCGGTTGCATCGGTACTTTCGATGAACCCGCAGGTGATTTTGTTTGATGAGCCCACCTCAGCGCTTGACCCGATTCATGCGCAGCGTTTGATGCAGGAAATTAATAAGCTCAGCGCCGAAGGCATCACCATACTAATGGCTACGCATGATGTTAATACCGCTTACGCTTGGGCAGACAGGGTTTTGGTATTGGGCGACGGCAAAGTACAGGCAGCGGGTACGCCACCGGTTGTATTTAGCGACTTGCCTTTGCTCGAAAAAACAGGCTTGCAAATACCGTTTGTGCTGCGTATGTACCAAAAACTTTGTGAAAAAGGCATGCTTGCAAAAGCACAAACGCCCCCCAGAACCATAGAAGAATTAGAAAACTTGTTTTAA
- the cbiD gene encoding cobalt-precorrin-5B (C(1))-methyltransferase CbiD, with protein MEKYCYVDNKKLRYGYTTGSCAAAAAKAAALMLLSGQEVTHINLMTPKGFSLALHVHNPSHGEDYAMCAIQKDSGDDPDITNGILVYAKVSYAEKGITIDGGIGVGRVTRAGLECPVGSAAINRVPRRMIEDAVLEICEECGYGGGIAVEIIIPDGAEIAKKTYNPRLGIEGGISVLGTTGIVEPMSEQALIDSIKVEMKMLKANGAQYIVVTPGNYGEVYAQNTLHIDLCNAVKCSNFVGDVLDFAVQLELKGVLLVGHLGKFVKLAGGVFNTHSRYADCRMEILTAHSALAGAQIPLLQHLMGCITTDEAVELLETAHLKEKVMQSILQKIDDHIKARTYGELQIGAVLFSNRYGTLGMTADAPKLMQHFHINSTKG; from the coding sequence GTGGAGAAGTATTGTTATGTTGATAACAAAAAGTTGCGATATGGGTACACCACAGGCTCATGCGCAGCTGCGGCGGCAAAGGCAGCTGCGCTGATGCTTTTATCGGGGCAGGAGGTTACTCATATTAACCTGATGACACCCAAGGGCTTTTCGCTTGCACTGCATGTTCATAACCCGTCACATGGTGAGGATTATGCCATGTGCGCCATCCAAAAAGACAGCGGAGATGACCCGGATATTACAAACGGGATTCTCGTTTACGCAAAGGTTTCTTATGCCGAAAAAGGCATTACAATTGACGGCGGGATAGGCGTTGGCAGGGTAACCCGCGCAGGGCTGGAATGCCCAGTGGGGTCTGCTGCCATCAACCGCGTGCCCCGCCGTATGATTGAAGATGCAGTGCTTGAAATCTGTGAAGAGTGCGGCTACGGCGGTGGAATTGCCGTAGAAATTATTATTCCCGATGGGGCGGAGATTGCAAAAAAAACATATAACCCCCGTTTGGGCATCGAGGGCGGCATCTCGGTGCTCGGCACCACTGGTATTGTTGAGCCCATGAGCGAACAGGCACTGATTGATTCCATCAAGGTGGAAATGAAGATGCTCAAGGCAAACGGTGCGCAGTATATTGTAGTAACACCGGGCAACTATGGCGAGGTGTATGCGCAGAACACACTGCACATTGATTTGTGCAACGCTGTAAAATGCAGTAATTTTGTGGGCGACGTGCTGGATTTTGCGGTGCAGCTTGAGCTGAAAGGTGTACTGCTGGTGGGGCATTTGGGCAAATTTGTAAAGCTTGCGGGCGGGGTATTCAACACCCACTCCCGCTATGCCGATTGCCGTATGGAAATTTTAACAGCACACAGTGCGCTTGCAGGTGCACAAATCCCTTTACTCCAGCATCTGATGGGATGCATCACCACCGATGAAGCCGTCGAACTTTTAGAAACGGCTCATTTAAAAGAGAAAGTAATGCAGAGCATTCTGCAAAAGATAGATGACCATATCAAGGCAAGAACTTACGGCGAACTGCAAATTGGCGCTGTGCTGTTCTCAAACCGTTACGGTACACTTGGGATGACCGCCGACGCGCCAAAATTAATGCAGCATTTTCATATCAACTCAACAAAAGGATAG
- the cobI gene encoding precorrin-2 C(20)-methyltransferase has protein sequence MNGTLYGIGVGPGDPELITMKAVRTIEHCEIVAVPKTGDGEGVALQIARGAVPNHLENKKIIELYMPMTRDKFLLNKNYDESAKVIAQLLKEGNNVAFLTLGDSTIYSTYTYIHKRIIAMGLAAQFVAGVPSFCAVAARLNVPLTEGAQPLHVLPASYKGAESGLDMRGTKILMKTGKAFDEVKQQLKARGQMKHAQMVQKCGMEGERVFCNLDDADDGASYFSVIVVKDEGDEA, from the coding sequence ATGAACGGAACATTATACGGCATCGGGGTAGGCCCTGGTGACCCTGAGCTGATTACCATGAAGGCGGTTCGTACTATAGAGCACTGCGAGATTGTTGCGGTACCTAAAACCGGTGACGGCGAGGGTGTTGCGCTGCAAATTGCGCGCGGTGCAGTGCCAAATCATCTTGAAAACAAGAAAATTATCGAGCTGTATATGCCTATGACGCGCGACAAATTTCTGCTCAATAAAAACTATGATGAAAGTGCAAAGGTAATTGCCCAGTTGCTTAAAGAGGGTAACAATGTTGCATTTTTAACGCTTGGCGATTCGACAATTTACTCTACTTACACTTATATCCATAAACGCATTATTGCAATGGGGCTGGCAGCACAATTTGTGGCAGGGGTTCCGTCATTTTGTGCGGTGGCAGCAAGGCTGAATGTACCGCTTACCGAGGGTGCACAGCCGCTTCATGTGCTGCCTGCTTCGTATAAAGGCGCAGAATCGGGTTTGGATATGCGCGGTACTAAGATACTTATGAAAACAGGGAAAGCTTTTGATGAAGTTAAGCAACAGCTCAAAGCCCGCGGGCAGATGAAACACGCGCAGATGGTGCAAAAGTGCGGGATGGAGGGCGAGCGGGTTTTCTGTAATCTGGATGATGCCGATGACGGAGCAAGCTATTTTTCGGTGATTGTGGTGAAAGATGAGGGGGATGAAGCATGA
- the cobM gene encoding precorrin-4 C(11)-methyltransferase, with the protein MIHFVGAGSGAPDLITVRGQRLLQQADVIIYAGSLVNPALLDNAKAGCEIYDSAKMTLEHVLEVMTAAEKQGKTTVRLHTGDPSIYGAIREQMDLLDEAGFDYDVTPGVSSFCGAAAALKAEYTLPDVSQTVIITRMAGRTPVPEKEEISLLASHGATMAIFLSAGMLEQLRERLLKGGYTENTPAAIVYKATWPDEKQVIGTVGTLPQMAKEHGISKTALILVGGFLGDKYERSKLYDPAFTTEFRKATK; encoded by the coding sequence ATGATACATTTTGTAGGTGCGGGCAGCGGTGCCCCCGATTTGATTACCGTACGCGGTCAGCGCTTGTTACAGCAGGCAGATGTTATTATCTACGCGGGCTCACTGGTAAACCCTGCCTTACTTGACAACGCAAAAGCGGGCTGCGAAATATACGACAGTGCAAAAATGACGCTTGAGCATGTGCTTGAGGTTATGACTGCGGCGGAAAAGCAAGGCAAAACCACAGTGCGCCTGCACACGGGCGACCCATCCATTTACGGTGCTATCCGCGAACAGATGGATTTATTGGATGAGGCGGGTTTTGATTACGATGTTACCCCCGGTGTTAGCTCGTTTTGCGGGGCAGCGGCGGCACTCAAAGCCGAATATACTTTGCCCGATGTTTCGCAAACCGTTATTATCACGCGTATGGCAGGCAGAACACCGGTACCCGAAAAAGAAGAAATCTCACTTCTTGCGTCTCACGGTGCAACGATGGCGATTTTTCTTTCTGCCGGTATGCTCGAGCAGCTTCGTGAACGTCTGCTGAAGGGCGGTTACACCGAAAATACCCCGGCAGCCATTGTGTATAAAGCAACATGGCCCGATGAAAAACAGGTCATTGGTACCGTGGGCACGTTGCCCCAGATGGCAAAAGAACACGGTATTTCTAAAACAGCGCTTATCCTCGTAGGCGGTTTTCTCGGTGACAAATACGAGCGGAGCAAGCTTTACGACCCTGCCTTTACCACCGAGTTCCGCAAGGCTACAAAATAA
- a CDS encoding cobalt-precorrin 5A hydrolase has protein sequence MHLSLISFTAKGAQLCAHIAKGLSLRGQSCSAYTMPRFVCDTGLTPLENNISEWAKNAFANSDGLIFVSAVGIAVRAIAPYIKDKTTDPAVVVIDEQGDFVVSLLSGHIGGANNLALQVASIVGAQPVISTATDCRQIFAVDSWAVQNQLYIADLKAAKHISAALLDGKSIGFASDFAFEGDLPKGLTQKPCSEIGIMVSLDENKKPFGCTLNLVPRIITAGIGCRRGTEQKTIESHLLSELQRHHLSLYALRQVCSIDLKANEQGLTGFCLAHKLPFVTYTAQQLERVQGEFASSQFVTSVTGVDNVCERAAVLGSGGKLIVKKYGANGVTSAFACEDWRIRF, from the coding sequence ATGCATTTGTCGCTTATCTCGTTTACCGCAAAAGGCGCGCAGCTGTGCGCCCATATTGCCAAAGGCTTAAGCTTGCGGGGGCAAAGCTGCAGTGCATATACTATGCCTCGCTTTGTTTGTGATACGGGTTTAACCCCTCTTGAAAATAATATAAGCGAGTGGGCAAAAAATGCATTTGCAAATTCTGATGGATTGATATTTGTATCCGCCGTAGGGATTGCAGTGCGCGCAATCGCCCCTTATATCAAAGATAAAACCACCGACCCTGCCGTTGTCGTTATCGACGAACAAGGCGATTTTGTGGTTTCTCTGCTTTCAGGGCATATTGGCGGTGCAAACAACCTTGCGTTGCAGGTAGCGTCTATTGTGGGCGCACAGCCGGTGATTTCTACGGCTACCGACTGCAGGCAGATTTTTGCGGTGGATAGCTGGGCGGTACAGAATCAACTTTATATTGCAGATTTAAAAGCCGCAAAACATATTTCCGCCGCTTTACTTGATGGAAAATCCATTGGTTTTGCAAGCGATTTTGCCTTTGAAGGCGATCTGCCCAAGGGGCTTACACAAAAGCCGTGTAGCGAAATAGGTATTATGGTTTCGCTGGATGAAAACAAAAAGCCTTTTGGCTGCACCTTAAACCTTGTGCCACGTATCATTACGGCAGGGATTGGGTGCAGGCGGGGGACAGAACAGAAAACGATAGAGAGCCATCTGCTCAGTGAACTGCAACGCCATCATCTTTCTCTCTATGCACTGCGGCAGGTTTGCTCGATTGATTTGAAAGCTAACGAGCAGGGGCTTACCGGTTTCTGCCTTGCACATAAATTGCCGTTTGTTACTTATACGGCACAGCAGCTAGAGCGAGTTCAGGGTGAATTTGCATCGTCGCAGTTTGTAACTAGTGTTACCGGTGTAGATAACGTGTGTGAGCGTGCCGCTGTGCTCGGCTCGGGCGGAAAGCTCATTGTGAAAAAGTACGGCGCAAACGGTGTTACTTCAGCGTTTGCATGCGAAGATTGGAGAATACGGTTTTGA
- the hemA gene encoding glutamyl-tRNA reductase, with protein MNIKMVGIDHSKATIEYRELFSFTKSTAAAAMQRVLAEFGVEGCVILSTCNRTELWLSYETEPSRTPYEILCAVKNINPQDYENYFIERSGAQALRHLLLTSCGMKSKVFGEDQIITQVGDALALSHDCECSDSVLERLFRTAVTAAKRVKTTVHLTALDSSVATRTADLLHKELGDLQDVCCLVIGNGEMGRLTAQTLVEQGCNVKITLRTYKTGEVIIPSGCCVVPYDDRYKQLAQCRVVVSATVSPHHTIKYDEALPYLDGSPKLMIDLAVPRDISCELANVRGVRLFDIDSLGGASVSEAENEGVALANRILEEYYEEFENWYYFRGLVPKINDISALAATDITGRIHKTIQRLAIDTDEQERLSQLVENASIKVVAKLMFGLRDNLDRDKWEDCIQGLEKAVHS; from the coding sequence ATGAATATCAAGATGGTCGGTATCGACCACAGCAAAGCAACAATTGAATACCGTGAGTTGTTTTCGTTTACCAAATCTACCGCAGCGGCAGCGATGCAGCGTGTTTTGGCTGAGTTTGGTGTTGAGGGGTGTGTTATCTTGTCTACCTGTAACCGCACCGAACTGTGGCTTAGTTACGAAACCGAGCCGAGCAGAACACCCTACGAAATTCTGTGTGCGGTAAAAAATATAAACCCGCAAGATTACGAAAACTATTTTATCGAACGAAGCGGTGCACAGGCACTTCGTCATTTGCTGCTTACATCCTGCGGGATGAAAAGTAAGGTGTTTGGTGAAGACCAAATCATTACGCAAGTGGGTGATGCACTGGCGCTCTCGCACGATTGCGAATGCTCCGACAGTGTACTGGAGCGGTTGTTTCGTACTGCGGTTACAGCAGCAAAACGGGTAAAAACCACCGTACATCTTACCGCATTGGATTCTTCCGTTGCCACGCGCACTGCAGATTTGCTGCATAAAGAACTCGGCGATTTGCAAGATGTGTGCTGTCTGGTCATCGGTAACGGAGAAATGGGCAGGCTTACTGCCCAAACACTTGTTGAGCAGGGCTGCAATGTTAAAATCACTTTGCGCACTTATAAAACCGGCGAAGTCATCATTCCTTCCGGCTGCTGTGTTGTTCCGTACGATGACCGTTACAAACAGCTTGCACAATGCCGGGTAGTGGTAAGTGCAACTGTAAGCCCGCATCATACCATTAAATACGATGAGGCTTTGCCATACCTTGATGGTTCGCCCAAGTTGATGATAGACCTTGCCGTTCCGCGCGATATTTCATGCGAGCTGGCAAATGTACGCGGGGTTCGTTTATTTGATATCGACAGCCTGGGCGGAGCATCTGTATCGGAAGCTGAAAACGAAGGGGTAGCCCTTGCTAACCGTATTTTAGAAGAATATTACGAGGAGTTTGAAAACTGGTATTATTTCCGCGGGTTAGTACCGAAAATAAACGATATCAGTGCACTTGCAGCCACAGATATTACAGGACGCATCCACAAAACCATTCAGCGGTTAGCAATCGATACCGATGAGCAAGAGCGTCTAAGCCAATTGGTGGAGAATGCATCCATTAAAGTGGTAGCCAAACTGATGTTTGGTTTGCGCGATAATCTTGACCGTGATAAATGGGAAGATTGCATTCAAGGATTAGAAAAGGCGGTACATTCATGA